Within the Chryseobacterium geocarposphaerae genome, the region TGTAGCTCCCAATTCTCCACAAAGCGGTAAAGGTCACGCTATCACCATCAATTCTACCCTAAGTTACGAAGAAGTACATCTGGATGGTCCTCAAAAGGATTTTTCGTGTAGCGGAACTCCTGTAGACTGCGTAAAAATGGCTCTTGATAAAATCTTACCGAGAAGGCCGGATATTGTTGTTTCAGGGATCAATCATGGCGCCAATTCTTCAATCAATGTTATCTATTCAGGGACAATGTCTGCAGCTGTGGAAGCGGGTGTAGAAAATCTTCCTGCAATAGGATTTTCTTTACTGGATTTCAGTTGGGAAGCCGATTTCACTCAGGCAAAAGAATATATTCAGAATATCGTCAGAAAAACATTGGAAAACCCAATGCCAAAAGGAATTGTTTTAAATGTAAACATCCCTAAGCTCTTAAAAGAAGAAATAAAAGGCGTAAAAGTCTGCAAACAGGCCCACGCAAAA harbors:
- the surE gene encoding 5'/3'-nucleotidase SurE, which codes for MERPLILVTNDDGITAPGIRNLVSFMNEIGEVVVVAPNSPQSGKGHAITINSTLSYEEVHLDGPQKDFSCSGTPVDCVKMALDKILPRRPDIVVSGINHGANSSINVIYSGTMSAAVEAGVENLPAIGFSLLDFSWEADFTQAKEYIQNIVRKTLENPMPKGIVLNVNIPKLLKEEIKGVKVCKQAHAKWEESFDERVNPHGKKYYWLTGYFNNMDESQDADETALANGYISIVPVKFDLTAYEYMNTLSEVMNFD